Proteins co-encoded in one Papaver somniferum cultivar HN1 chromosome 5, ASM357369v1, whole genome shotgun sequence genomic window:
- the LOC113279935 gene encoding uncharacterized protein LOC113279935, producing the protein MRHMLSNERIRDNLAKAQIVESIMASATLHIKKDFAGLITFISRWRPSTHTGICRWGQMTITLESVAVLLNLSIVGSFHYKLSTEENSTLDAIVQKEEEYNQHKKDEECFYTWWVSQWFPTKPRSGQALDDELSVVAFLSLWLSRDIFDDGSRKKTIIHDIVMFSIKLAKGMVLPLGSLFLGSLYSHLDALAADMHASNGYKKVESHIHIAFLQA; encoded by the coding sequence ATGAGGCATATGTTGAGTAATGAGCGCATTAGAGATAATTTGGCCAAGGCGCAAATTGTTGAATCTATCATGGCGTCTGCAACACTTCACATCAAGAAAGACTttgcaggtttgattactttcatttctAGATGGCGTCCTTCCACACACACGGGTATATGTAGATGGGGACAAATGACTATTACTCTGGAAAGCGTAGCCGTGTTGCTGAATCTCTCCATTGTGGGAAGTTTCCACTATAAACTATCCACCGAAGAAAATTCCACCCTCGATGCTATTGTTCAGAAGGAAGAAGAGTATAATCAACATAAAAAGGACGAGgaatgcttttacacttggtgggtgtctcaatggtttcctacAAAACCAAGGTCGGGTCAGGCACTGGATGATGAACTCAGCGTGGTCGCATTTCTGTCTTTGTGGCTGTCCAGGGACATCTTCGATGACGGCTCTCGGAAGAAGACTATAATACACGACATCGTCATGTTTTCCATAAAGTTAGCGAAAGGCATGGTTCTCCCCTTAGGTAGTTTATTCCTTGGATCGTTGTACTCTCATCTGGATGCTTTGGCAGCAGACATGCATGCCTCCAACGGGTACAAGAAAGTTGAGTCGCATATTCACATAGCCTTCCTCCAAGCATGA